The following are encoded together in the Natator depressus isolate rNatDep1 chromosome 10, rNatDep2.hap1, whole genome shotgun sequence genome:
- the SLC24A5 gene encoding sodium/potassium/calcium exchanger 5 isoform X1 encodes MKGGCGQGWRHRARGGRAASVLLLLGALATFHLPRRGAAAQRLRGDTENKTQCIPSPSSEFPDAFFTQQEREDGGIIIYFIIILYMFMAVSIVCDDYFLPSLEIISESLDLSQDVAGATFMAAGSSAPELVTAFLGVFVTKGDIGVSTILGSAIYNLLGICAACGLLSSVVSRLSCWPLFRDCLAYAISAAAVLAMIFDSRIYWYEGASLLLIYGLYILVLCFDIKINQYIMKKFSPCCTCFAKAMEENTEQQPLIGWKEECEPLICRQSRTDSGIFHDESDYSQLSISLPGLDEISEDPPSVFTIPEADLKRILWVLSLPIITLLYLTTPDCRRQFWKNWFMVTFFMSAVWISAFTYVLVWMVTIVGDTLAIPETVMGLTLLAAGTSIPDTVASVLVARKGKGDMAMSNIVGSNVFDMLCLGVPWFIKTAFIDTSAPVEVNSSGLTYTAISLICSIIFIFLAVHLNGWKLDKKLGAVCLVMYLAFAILSILYELGIIGNNPVKVCGG; translated from the exons ATGAAGGGAGGCTGCGGCCAGGGCTGGAGGCACCGGGCAAGAGGCGGCCGGGCAGCCTCcgtcctgctgctcctgggggctcTGGCCACCTTTCACCTGCCTCGTAGGGGCGCTGCCGCCCAGCGGCTCCGCGGGGACACAG aaaataaaacacaatgtATTCCCTCTCCCTCATCGGAATTTCCTGATGCATTTTTTACACAACAGGAGAGAGAAGATGGGGGGATCATTATCTATTTCATAATTATCCTTTACATGTTTATGGCTGTATCCATTGTGTGTGATGATTACTTCCTTCCTTCTCTAGAGATCATTAGTGAAT CCCTTGACCTCTCTCAGGATGTTGCTGGAGCAACTTTTATGGCAGCTGGTAGCTCTGCTCCTGAATTGGTCACTGCTTTTCTAG GGGTATTCGTGACAAAGGGAGACATTGGAGTTAGCACCATCCTTGGATCTGCAATCTATAACCTTCTCGGTATCTGTGCAGCTTGTGGGTTGTTATCTAGTGTG GTTTCAAGGCTGTCTTGTTGGCCACTGTTTAGAGACTGTTTGGCATATGCAATTAGTGCCGCAGCAGTCCTTGCAATGATATTTGACAGCAGAATTTACTG GTATGAAGGTGCTTCCCTGCTGCTGATTTATGGGTTATATATTCTGGTGCTGTGTTTTGATATTAAAATCAATCAATATATTATGAAGAAGTTTAGTCCCTGCTGTACTTGTTTTGCAAAAGCTATGGAAGAAAACACTGAACAGCAGCCATTAATTGGCTGGAAGGAAGAATGTGAACCACTAATTTGTCGACAATCAAGAACTGATAGTGGAATTTTTCATGACGAATCAGACTACTCACAGCTTTCTATAAGTTTACCTGGGCTTGATGAAATTTCTGAAG ATCCTCCAAGTGTCTTCACCATCCCTGAAGCAGATTTAAAAAGAATTCTCTGGGTGTTATCTCTTCCTATTATTACACTACTCTATTTGACCACACCAGACTGCAGAAGACAGTTTTGGAAAAACTGGTTCATGGTGACGTTTTTCATGTCAGCTGTGTGGATTTCTGCATTTACATATGTCCTTGTATGGATGGTAACAATAGTTG GTGATACGCTGGCAATTCCAGAGACAGTAATGGGTCTTACATTACTAGCAGCAGGGACAAGCATACCAGACACAGTTGCAAGTGTACTGGTGGCTAGGAAAG ggAAAGGAGATATGGCTATGTCTAACATTGTAGGATCCAATGTATTCGATATGCTGTGTTTGGGAGTACCTTGGTTTATAAAAACTGCCTTCATAGATACATCAGCACCCGTGGAAGTGAATAGCAGTGGTTTGACTTACACAGCTATTTCtcttatttgttccattatttttatttttctggcagTTCACCTGAATGGCTGGAAGTTAGATAAAAAACTGGGAGCAGTCTGTCTAGTAATGTACTTAGCATTTGCTATATTGTCAATTTTATATGAACTTGGGAtcatagggaacaatcctgtaaAGGTCTGCGGTGGCTAG
- the SLC24A5 gene encoding sodium/potassium/calcium exchanger 5 isoform X2, producing the protein MKGGCGQGWRHRARGGRAASVLLLLGALATFHLPRRGAAAQRLRGDTALDLSQDVAGATFMAAGSSAPELVTAFLGVFVTKGDIGVSTILGSAIYNLLGICAACGLLSSVVSRLSCWPLFRDCLAYAISAAAVLAMIFDSRIYWYEGASLLLIYGLYILVLCFDIKINQYIMKKFSPCCTCFAKAMEENTEQQPLIGWKEECEPLICRQSRTDSGIFHDESDYSQLSISLPGLDEISEDPPSVFTIPEADLKRILWVLSLPIITLLYLTTPDCRRQFWKNWFMVTFFMSAVWISAFTYVLVWMVTIVGDTLAIPETVMGLTLLAAGTSIPDTVASVLVARKGKGDMAMSNIVGSNVFDMLCLGVPWFIKTAFIDTSAPVEVNSSGLTYTAISLICSIIFIFLAVHLNGWKLDKKLGAVCLVMYLAFAILSILYELGIIGNNPVKVCGG; encoded by the exons ATGAAGGGAGGCTGCGGCCAGGGCTGGAGGCACCGGGCAAGAGGCGGCCGGGCAGCCTCcgtcctgctgctcctgggggctcTGGCCACCTTTCACCTGCCTCGTAGGGGCGCTGCCGCCCAGCGGCTCCGCGGGGACACAG CCCTTGACCTCTCTCAGGATGTTGCTGGAGCAACTTTTATGGCAGCTGGTAGCTCTGCTCCTGAATTGGTCACTGCTTTTCTAG GGGTATTCGTGACAAAGGGAGACATTGGAGTTAGCACCATCCTTGGATCTGCAATCTATAACCTTCTCGGTATCTGTGCAGCTTGTGGGTTGTTATCTAGTGTG GTTTCAAGGCTGTCTTGTTGGCCACTGTTTAGAGACTGTTTGGCATATGCAATTAGTGCCGCAGCAGTCCTTGCAATGATATTTGACAGCAGAATTTACTG GTATGAAGGTGCTTCCCTGCTGCTGATTTATGGGTTATATATTCTGGTGCTGTGTTTTGATATTAAAATCAATCAATATATTATGAAGAAGTTTAGTCCCTGCTGTACTTGTTTTGCAAAAGCTATGGAAGAAAACACTGAACAGCAGCCATTAATTGGCTGGAAGGAAGAATGTGAACCACTAATTTGTCGACAATCAAGAACTGATAGTGGAATTTTTCATGACGAATCAGACTACTCACAGCTTTCTATAAGTTTACCTGGGCTTGATGAAATTTCTGAAG ATCCTCCAAGTGTCTTCACCATCCCTGAAGCAGATTTAAAAAGAATTCTCTGGGTGTTATCTCTTCCTATTATTACACTACTCTATTTGACCACACCAGACTGCAGAAGACAGTTTTGGAAAAACTGGTTCATGGTGACGTTTTTCATGTCAGCTGTGTGGATTTCTGCATTTACATATGTCCTTGTATGGATGGTAACAATAGTTG GTGATACGCTGGCAATTCCAGAGACAGTAATGGGTCTTACATTACTAGCAGCAGGGACAAGCATACCAGACACAGTTGCAAGTGTACTGGTGGCTAGGAAAG ggAAAGGAGATATGGCTATGTCTAACATTGTAGGATCCAATGTATTCGATATGCTGTGTTTGGGAGTACCTTGGTTTATAAAAACTGCCTTCATAGATACATCAGCACCCGTGGAAGTGAATAGCAGTGGTTTGACTTACACAGCTATTTCtcttatttgttccattatttttatttttctggcagTTCACCTGAATGGCTGGAAGTTAGATAAAAAACTGGGAGCAGTCTGTCTAGTAATGTACTTAGCATTTGCTATATTGTCAATTTTATATGAACTTGGGAtcatagggaacaatcctgtaaAGGTCTGCGGTGGCTAG